A segment of the Salvelinus sp. IW2-2015 unplaced genomic scaffold, ASM291031v2 Un_scaffold6104, whole genome shotgun sequence genome:
gattgtgtcaaggcacagatctggggaagggtaccaaaaacaatcTTGCagcaattgaaggtccccaagaacagtggctttcgtcattattaaatggaagaagtttagaaccaccaagactcctcctagatcTGCTGCCCTCCCAAATTAAGCAATcggagagaagggccttagtcaggaggtggccaagaacccgatgtcactctgacagagctccagagttcctctgtgaggggagaaacttccagaagtacaaccatctctgcagcactccaccaatcaggcctttatggtagaatacccacggaagccactcctcagtaaaagacacatgaccgcccgcttggagtttgccaaaaggcacctaaaggactcaggtCTGAtttctggtctgattaaaccaagattgaaactcTTTGGGCCTGGAtggagatgaacggagcaaaagtacagagagatctttgatgaaaacctgctccagagcactcggacctcagactggggcgaaggttcaccttcccaaCAACAGGCAACACACAGAGTGGCTttggacaagtctcaatgtccttgagtggcccagccagagcctggacatgaacccaatcgaacatctctgtagagacctgaaaatagctgggtaGCGCGTccctccaacctgacaaagcttgagaggatctgcagtggaatggagaaactccccaaatacaagtgtgccaagcttgtagcgtcatacccaagaagactcaaggctgtaatcgctgccaagatgtttcaacaaagtactgagtaaagggtttgaatacctatgtaaatgtgatatgtttttgtttttaatacatttgcaaacatttctaaaaacctgtttttgctttgtcattatggggtattgtgtatagattgaggggggaaaaaacgatttacgcgtaatcaactttagaataaggctgtaacgtaacaaatgtgggaaaagtcaagggttctgaatacttttggaatgcactgtatatactaacTTTTAATACAGATACCACTTCAGATcttcctacagacagacagaaaacaatgTCATTGCCTACATGTGTCAACATGTCTGTTGAATGACAGACACATCAGTGACAGACACTACACCAGAGACTTACTGCTCCGGCCACACGTGTGAGTTACGTCTTCCCAGGATGTTGGGGACCAGCTGTCTGACGCTCCTTCACCATAGGCTGGGTCAGCCTCTGGCGCTTAAGACCGTCATACGcaaacatacaaaacacacacacacacacacacacacacacgtaatacaCACGggatgcatgaacacacacacgttataTACATATATTGATTGAAGTCCCAGCTGTTAGCAGGGTGATAGACAGGTACAGGTTCTGTGTCTCACCTGGTCTTGTCTGAGATCCACTCCTCGTTGATGTCTTCGTGCAGGCGGGGCAGAACCCTCATCACCTCTCCACCACGCGTACTCACAATGATGTTACTGCCTACTGCATCCAACACATCTATAGACTCAGTCTTCCTGCAAACACACAGCAAGGTTACACACACAACAATGGTACTGCCTACACCTCTATCATGTCTATATACTAGATCTAGAGTGTAGATCCATCTTCCTttttacaaacacacacttgatatattaacacacacacacacacacacacacacacacacagtacctggtCTCCCAGGGTCGTGAGGTGAAGGCGTATGGTTTGGAAGTGAGGGCTCCTACGGGACAGATGTCGATGACGTTTCCTGACATCTCCGACATGAACATCTTCTCCACGTACGTCCCCACCTGCATGTTGTTCCCTCTGCCTGTGGTACCCAGGTCCTCTACACCTGCAATCTCACTGGCAAAACTGGCATAGGGAGARAAAAAAACWATCAAATCAACTGGTCAATACCACCCCATGGCCTGCAATCTCACAGGCAAAACTGGCATTTGGGCACAAAGGCCTAGCATTAGAATGTATACAGAGTGGAGATAGGAGTACGGTGGCTGAGAAGGAcactcagagcagagagagagaggaatacagtGGCTGACAAGGACMTACTGGGgcttccgagtggcacagcggtcttaggcactgcgtctcagtgcaagaggcgtcactacagtccctggttcaaatccaggctgtatcacacccagctgtgattgggagtcccatagggcggcgcacaattggcccagcgccatcctggtttggccggggtaagccgtcattgtaaataagatttttttctggagcatcagcatttgtgggtttgataacaggctcaaaatggccagaaacaaagacctttcttctgaaactcggcagtctattcttgttctgagaaatgaaggctattccatgcgaaaaattggccggtaatcgaacccacaaatgctgatgctccagatactcaactagtctaaaggccagttttattgcatccttaatcagaacaagttttcagctgtgctaacgtaattgaaaaagggttttctaatgatcaattagccttttaaaatgataaacttggattagctaacttggattagctaacacaacgtgccattgtaacACAGGAGTGTTGGTTgcctatgtagataatccatttttattttttttatctgccgtttccagcttcaacagtcatttacaacattaacaatgtctacactgtatcaatattgttattttaatggaccaaaaaaaaagcttttctttcaaaaacaaggacatttctaagtgacccaaaacttttgaatggtagtgtatatatattttttaaacaagcgaagggagtgagagagagtgaggagtacGGTGGCTGAGAAGGacaaagaaagaggagaaagactaGTACGGTGGCTGAGAGGGACAAACTGAGTATAGTACTCACCGGATGCAGCGTGTGCACTGGATGCAGCGGGTCATGATTGTTTTGATGAGTGGTCCAATGTTCTTATCCTCCACAGCCCGCTTGTCCTCAGAGAAACGACTGCGGTCTGAACCAAACTGCATGGACTGGTCCTGAGACACAAACCAAACCCAAAAACAcaacagtcagtgtgtgtgtgtgtgcatttacacatccagagtgtgtgtgtttacctgaagGTCACACTCTCCTCCCTGGTCACAGATGGGGCAGTCCAGAGGGTGGTTAGCCAGCAGGAACTCCATCACTCCCTCTCTGGCCTTGCGGGTCTTCTCTGAGTTGGTCAGGATGTTCCAGCCTTTCATCACTGGCATGGCGCACGCGGCCGCCAACTTTGGGGCTTTCTCAATCTCCACCAGACACATTCTGCAGTTCCCAGCCACAGACAGGCGCTCGTGGTAGCAGAACCGAGGAATCTGCACCCCCATCTTCTCACagacctaaaacacaca
Coding sequences within it:
- the ndufs1 gene encoding NADH-ubiquinone oxidoreductase 75 kDa subunit, mitochondrial, producing MLRLPSVSRALAGAAKGSLAPSNNVRTSARAASNMVEVFVDGKPVEVLPGTTILQVCEKMGVQIPRFCYHERLSVAGNCRMCLVEIEKAPKLAAACAMPVMKGWNILTNSEKTRKAREGVMEFLLANHPLDCPICDQGGECDLQDQSMQFGSDRSRFSEDKRAVEDKNIGPLIKTIMTRCIQCTRCIRFASEIAGVEDLGTTGRGNNMQVGTYVEKMFMSEMSGNVIDICPVGALTSKPYAFTSRPWETRKTESIDVLDAVGSNIIVSTRGGEVMRVLPRLHEDINEEWISDKTRFAYDGLKRQRLTQPMVKERQTAGPQHPGKT